The following are from one region of the Muntiacus reevesi chromosome 3, mMunRee1.1, whole genome shotgun sequence genome:
- the CD207 gene encoding C-type lectin domain family 4 member K isoform X1: MEGGKETLLQDPPPKMCPSQVLGRLLTVRAVVVFLTLVMVTSVLLQAILYPWFMGTISDVKTNAQLLEARVDNISSLSSEIKRNRGGLVAVGIQVQMVNASLDRISSQIRRLETGLKEASAQLQVLANSWKAVDELNAQIPELKQDLDKASALKAKVQELQSGLESISKLLQQQNDILQVVSQGWKHFRGHFYYFSQIPKTWYSAQQICMSRNSHLTSVTSESEQEFLYRTAGGLPYWIGLTKAGSEGDWHWVDGTPYNKVQSEKFWIPGEPNNYGNNEHCVNLKTSALRSWNDASCDNTFLFICKRSYKPSEP; this comes from the exons ACCCTCCTCCCAAGATGTGTCCGTCCCAGGTTCTGGGGAGACTCCTCACGGTCCGCGCTGTGGTCGTCTTCCTGACGCTGGTCATGGTCACCTCTGTCCTGCTGCAGGCCATTCTCT ATCCCTGGTTCATGGGCACAATATCAGATGTCAAGACCAATGCCCAGTTGCTGGAAGCTCGTGTGGACAACATCAGCTCCCTGAGTTCTGAGATCAAAAGGAACAGAGGTGGCCTGGTGGCAGTGGGCATTCAGGTCCAGATGGTGAATGCCAGCTTGGATCGCATAAGTTCTCAGATCCGGAGGTTGGAAACAGGCTTGAAGGAAGCCAGTGCACAGCTGCAGGTGCTAGCAAATAGTTGGAAAGCAGTCGACGAGTTAAATGCCCAAATCCCAGAGCTAAAACAAGATTTGGATAAAGCCAGTGCTTTAAAGGCAAAGGTCCAGGAACTCCAGAGTGGTTTGGAGAGTATCAGCAAATTGCTTCAACAGCAAA ATGACATTCTCCAGGTGGTTTCTCAAGGCTGGAAGCACTTCAGGGGGCACTTCTATTACTTTTCTCAAATCCCGAAGACCTGGTACAGTGCCCAGCAGATCTGTATGTCCAGGAACTCCCACCTGACCTCGGTGACCTCAGAGAGTGAACAG GAGTTTCTCTACAGGACGGCAGGTGGACTTCCCTACTGGATAGGCCTGACcaaggcagggagtgagggggacTGGCATTGGGTGGATGGCACTCCATACAACAAGGTCCAGAGTGAGAA GTTCTGGATTCCAGGCGAGCCCAACAACTATGGGAACAACGAACACTGTGTCAACCTAAAGACGTCCGCACTGCGGTCATGGAATGATGCCTCCTGTGACAATACATTTCTTTTCATCTGTAAGCGATCCTATAAACCATCAGAACCATGA
- the CD207 gene encoding C-type lectin domain family 4 member K isoform X4: MKTADSEVLDAHFTVDKQNVSLWPQDPPPKMCPSQVLGRLLTVRAVVVFLTLVMVTSVLLQAILYPWFMGTISDVKTNAQLLEARVDNISSLSSEIKRNRGGLVAVGIQVQMVNASLDRISSQIRRLETGLKEASAQLQVLANSWKAVDELNAQIPELKQDLDKASALKAKVQELQSGLESISKLLQQQNDILQVVSQGWKHFRGHFYYFSQIPKTWYSAQQICMSRNSHLTSVTSESEQEFLYRTAGGLPYWIGLTKAGSEGDWHWVDGTPYNKVQSEKFWIPGEPNNYGNNEHCVNLKTSALRSWNDASCDNTFLFICKRSYKPSEP; the protein is encoded by the exons ATGAAGACTGCCGACAGTGAGGTCCTCGACGCGCACTTCACGGTGGACAAACAGAACGTCTCCCTTTGGCCTCAAG ACCCTCCTCCCAAGATGTGTCCGTCCCAGGTTCTGGGGAGACTCCTCACGGTCCGCGCTGTGGTCGTCTTCCTGACGCTGGTCATGGTCACCTCTGTCCTGCTGCAGGCCATTCTCT ATCCCTGGTTCATGGGCACAATATCAGATGTCAAGACCAATGCCCAGTTGCTGGAAGCTCGTGTGGACAACATCAGCTCCCTGAGTTCTGAGATCAAAAGGAACAGAGGTGGCCTGGTGGCAGTGGGCATTCAGGTCCAGATGGTGAATGCCAGCTTGGATCGCATAAGTTCTCAGATCCGGAGGTTGGAAACAGGCTTGAAGGAAGCCAGTGCACAGCTGCAGGTGCTAGCAAATAGTTGGAAAGCAGTCGACGAGTTAAATGCCCAAATCCCAGAGCTAAAACAAGATTTGGATAAAGCCAGTGCTTTAAAGGCAAAGGTCCAGGAACTCCAGAGTGGTTTGGAGAGTATCAGCAAATTGCTTCAACAGCAAA ATGACATTCTCCAGGTGGTTTCTCAAGGCTGGAAGCACTTCAGGGGGCACTTCTATTACTTTTCTCAAATCCCGAAGACCTGGTACAGTGCCCAGCAGATCTGTATGTCCAGGAACTCCCACCTGACCTCGGTGACCTCAGAGAGTGAACAG GAGTTTCTCTACAGGACGGCAGGTGGACTTCCCTACTGGATAGGCCTGACcaaggcagggagtgagggggacTGGCATTGGGTGGATGGCACTCCATACAACAAGGTCCAGAGTGAGAA GTTCTGGATTCCAGGCGAGCCCAACAACTATGGGAACAACGAACACTGTGTCAACCTAAAGACGTCCGCACTGCGGTCATGGAATGATGCCTCCTGTGACAATACATTTCTTTTCATCTGTAAGCGATCCTATAAACCATCAGAACCATGA
- the CD207 gene encoding C-type lectin domain family 4 member K isoform X2 — protein MCPSQVLGRLLTVRAVVVFLTLVMVTSVLLQAILYPWFMGTISDVKTNAQLLEARVDNISSLSSEIKRNRGGLVAVGIQVQMVNASLDRISSQIRRLETGLKEASAQLQVLANSWKAVDELNAQIPELKQDLDKASALKAKVQELQSGLESISKLLQQQNDILQVVSQGWKHFRGHFYYFSQIPKTWYSAQQICMSRNSHLTSVTSESEQEFLYRTAGGLPYWIGLTKAGSEGDWHWVDGTPYNKVQSEKFWIPGEPNNYGNNEHCVNLKTSALRSWNDASCDNTFLFICKRSYKPSEP, from the exons ATGTGTCCGTCCCAGGTTCTGGGGAGACTCCTCACGGTCCGCGCTGTGGTCGTCTTCCTGACGCTGGTCATGGTCACCTCTGTCCTGCTGCAGGCCATTCTCT ATCCCTGGTTCATGGGCACAATATCAGATGTCAAGACCAATGCCCAGTTGCTGGAAGCTCGTGTGGACAACATCAGCTCCCTGAGTTCTGAGATCAAAAGGAACAGAGGTGGCCTGGTGGCAGTGGGCATTCAGGTCCAGATGGTGAATGCCAGCTTGGATCGCATAAGTTCTCAGATCCGGAGGTTGGAAACAGGCTTGAAGGAAGCCAGTGCACAGCTGCAGGTGCTAGCAAATAGTTGGAAAGCAGTCGACGAGTTAAATGCCCAAATCCCAGAGCTAAAACAAGATTTGGATAAAGCCAGTGCTTTAAAGGCAAAGGTCCAGGAACTCCAGAGTGGTTTGGAGAGTATCAGCAAATTGCTTCAACAGCAAA ATGACATTCTCCAGGTGGTTTCTCAAGGCTGGAAGCACTTCAGGGGGCACTTCTATTACTTTTCTCAAATCCCGAAGACCTGGTACAGTGCCCAGCAGATCTGTATGTCCAGGAACTCCCACCTGACCTCGGTGACCTCAGAGAGTGAACAG GAGTTTCTCTACAGGACGGCAGGTGGACTTCCCTACTGGATAGGCCTGACcaaggcagggagtgagggggacTGGCATTGGGTGGATGGCACTCCATACAACAAGGTCCAGAGTGAGAA GTTCTGGATTCCAGGCGAGCCCAACAACTATGGGAACAACGAACACTGTGTCAACCTAAAGACGTCCGCACTGCGGTCATGGAATGATGCCTCCTGTGACAATACATTTCTTTTCATCTGTAAGCGATCCTATAAACCATCAGAACCATGA
- the CD207 gene encoding C-type lectin domain family 4 member K isoform X3: MEGGKETLLQDPWFMGTISDVKTNAQLLEARVDNISSLSSEIKRNRGGLVAVGIQVQMVNASLDRISSQIRRLETGLKEASAQLQVLANSWKAVDELNAQIPELKQDLDKASALKAKVQELQSGLESISKLLQQQNDILQVVSQGWKHFRGHFYYFSQIPKTWYSAQQICMSRNSHLTSVTSESEQEFLYRTAGGLPYWIGLTKAGSEGDWHWVDGTPYNKVQSEKFWIPGEPNNYGNNEHCVNLKTSALRSWNDASCDNTFLFICKRSYKPSEP; encoded by the exons ATCCCTGGTTCATGGGCACAATATCAGATGTCAAGACCAATGCCCAGTTGCTGGAAGCTCGTGTGGACAACATCAGCTCCCTGAGTTCTGAGATCAAAAGGAACAGAGGTGGCCTGGTGGCAGTGGGCATTCAGGTCCAGATGGTGAATGCCAGCTTGGATCGCATAAGTTCTCAGATCCGGAGGTTGGAAACAGGCTTGAAGGAAGCCAGTGCACAGCTGCAGGTGCTAGCAAATAGTTGGAAAGCAGTCGACGAGTTAAATGCCCAAATCCCAGAGCTAAAACAAGATTTGGATAAAGCCAGTGCTTTAAAGGCAAAGGTCCAGGAACTCCAGAGTGGTTTGGAGAGTATCAGCAAATTGCTTCAACAGCAAA ATGACATTCTCCAGGTGGTTTCTCAAGGCTGGAAGCACTTCAGGGGGCACTTCTATTACTTTTCTCAAATCCCGAAGACCTGGTACAGTGCCCAGCAGATCTGTATGTCCAGGAACTCCCACCTGACCTCGGTGACCTCAGAGAGTGAACAG GAGTTTCTCTACAGGACGGCAGGTGGACTTCCCTACTGGATAGGCCTGACcaaggcagggagtgagggggacTGGCATTGGGTGGATGGCACTCCATACAACAAGGTCCAGAGTGAGAA GTTCTGGATTCCAGGCGAGCCCAACAACTATGGGAACAACGAACACTGTGTCAACCTAAAGACGTCCGCACTGCGGTCATGGAATGATGCCTCCTGTGACAATACATTTCTTTTCATCTGTAAGCGATCCTATAAACCATCAGAACCATGA